GAACGGATGCTATCACTTTCAGGCGCGACTTGAAAATATGCAACTTCAGTGCAAACTTGGAACCACCACAATCGAGCGGCTAGCAATGAATATTTGATCAACAAATCTTGGTTAAAGTTGTAATATAAATATGTTTAATGCAAAACTTGTTAatggtaaaagaaaagaagatcaaaCCAGTGTAGCATATCACCTGTCTCATTAGGAGTTGTATTCTTCAGATAGTGCTGATCGTATGATAAAACCGAAGTACCAAAACTATCAATGTAGTAATCTTTAACAAAGTGAGCATACGCTTCCTGCAAAAAGTCAGTTGTTAGAAGACAATTAAATGTTGAAACGCCTATGAAAACTATAAAACATTGCTCGAATAACCAAAACAgtcttagggcctgtttggctaAGTGATTTTTGCAGAATTGAGTTTGATTTAGGGAATTGGTTTAGATTAAAAACTGTATTGTTTGGCTGTCTAGATGGAAAGTGATTTTGTAAAACTgtttggcaaaaaaattttgctgtttgcaaataataatttttttcgctgaaatttattttaaaataattcaaattttgaatttggattcaaatttaaaatttaaatttataatttgaaccagaatttaaaatttttatatttgaatttaaaatctaaatgttaaattttaaattttaaaatttgatgtttagaatttaaatttaaaaatttaaatttaaagtctaaATCTGTATTAATTTTTCTCAATCAGGAAAAAGATGCTGTCAAGTTTGGctgaaaaaaaatgtaacagTAATTTGCTATACATGATAGGCATCATAGTATTGAAGAATCATTAGAAAAATATCTCAGAGCATCATGTatcaaaaatttcttttaacAAGAACCTATTTAGGACGTCGACTGTCCGTGAAAGAATAGAGGAGCTTACCACCAAGTCTTCACCATTTTTCTTGGCATCGATAAGAGGGGAGCATAGAACATCCGGGTTCCCATACTGAAACTGAAATCCAAGAAGTTATTCCtggaaaaattaatttcaaatgttATACTAGGTTGTGTCGATAGTGGGTACCGCTGTAACAGCAGCATCTGCCAAAAAGTACAAGAAGTCAACATCATTGCTTAGCTGCAGAAAACAAGAAAGAGACGATAAGCAACATAGGGCGTTTCTCAATGACTTTTAAGTTTAAGTGTCATGATTAATGGaaggaaaaattattattatagccAGAAAGTAAGTAAACAAATCACAGTGTTCTGCTAAACAACAGATGCAACTTTAGCCCCACAATGCCATTTAGTTCTTCAATTGGCTCATATAACCTACTTCAGATTCCACTATAGTAGAAAGGGGCAGTAATTAAGGAGGCAGAAAACAAAAACATGTAAACAAAGACAATGAATTGCTATGAGGAAAGGAGTACCATAGATGCGCTAAATAAGCTCTTGACAGATCTTCCATCAGATTGAAGTTGTTCCTCAACAAGTCTGGTTATTTCTTGAAGCACAGCTTTGCATTCGGCACCCGCTGACACTCCAATCTGAAAGAGATGGCATTACAGAAAACTTACTGGCAAATTAAAGGGGTAAAATGCAAAATTGTGGGATATCATATTCTTAGAGGAAAGTAGAATTAACATAACAAAGTGACATCAAAATGCCCCAAAGCAGTTTCAGCTTATGAACCTGCTGGTCGAATTCGGTGAAGTTATAAACGGCAAGGACAACTCCTGAACTTGCAAGACTCCCACAGGTCAGATGTGGGAACTTCAAGCGAAACCAGGCACTGAGTGCTCCAGAGTAGGAAACACCAAATACAAACCAGGAACTACTAACACTTGAAATATTGAACTTTGTGTTGAAGTAGTCCTTTCAATACAATAGAAGTAGATTCATTCAGAAATCTAGGAAGAATAGTTAGTAGAAATTAAAGAAGATAATAATAGGTCAAAGActacaaaaataacaaataatgaTATGCATGTGTTATAGTAAAATCAGAAAAGAAAGTTATACACTTCTAGCACATTGGAGGAACCTGGTAATGCTGGCGGAAAACAGCCAAATCAAATAAAGCCTGCTTTGAGGACAGAAATCTTAAGTTTTCTGTTGTCAAATACTtgaaaggtgaactcttcccataATATCGATGCTCAAGGGAAACCAAAGCAGCACCAAACTTCTTTGCTAGAACCTGTATCATCAAGTGATTACGCATGATTATGAACTAATTTACACTGCAGATCACTGCATCGCTAGAATGATGATAATTTTTtgaactcataattttttttgggcGATCTCCAGGATGAAGTTCTTGGTTCCCCTGTTACTCCTGTTCCTCCCATTTTCGAAGCCTTACGTGGATTATTAGGATTATGACTTACATGtagtgaaaaaaaagagtactCACAGATAGATTGATAATAGGCTAAAAATTTAGTGTTGATAATGAAAATTATAGAACCGTAGGAGTCCATTAGGAAAAAGAAGGCATGTCACTCAGAGCAAGAATACGACATCACATATATACTCACAGCTGTGTAGTCATTGACAATTCCGTTGCAAGAGGATTCGCCACATATTTTCAAGAAAATAGGTCCATCGGAAACTCGGAAGTAATCAAGAAATTCGTAATACCGCTGCTTGAATTGGCGATGATCCTGTGCATTCAACCAGAGAAACCCCGTTAATTAAACTCgcttcaaagaaaaaaaagaagaaaagggggATCGAAGGGTTTCACACATGATCAAATATCATTTATTTCTACAGCGAATTGAATCGTCTATGAATATTAACATAAAAACAGTGATGCAGCATCAAAGGGGAATTAACTCGTGTCAAATTCCTCGAAATTCATGAGAAAATTTCGGGATTATTTATAAGATAATCCTTCAAACTTTCCATGCTTTTCTCTGAAAAGGCTTAAAAATATCCAGCTGCATAACACGTTTAAATTGTTTCAGCACGAATCAAAaaccaacaataataaaaaaaaatattgatatcaACTACTATAATCTTCATAACATCATTCAATCATCTCTCAAGCTACACAGTTATCAGGTATCAAAATTCATGGCGAAATTCAGATTCCGGGATTCTTTACAGATAACGTTTAAATTGTAATCAAAgagtcaaaaaaagaaaatgataccaatttttatttcaaaaaaaaattccagcTACAAATCATTTGATCGCTCAACCAGAATCAAAAACCAtgacacagagagagagagagagagagagagagagagagagagagagagagacagagagactTAACGATGGGGGAGAAGTGATCTAGGGTTTGATCGAGCCATCGCTCTTCACGGGTGAGGTAGGCGCCGTTCCCGAGGCGAGGGGGGCGGAAGCCGAGAGGGTGGGCGGTGGGGatgagggagaggagggagagcgAAAGGCAGAGGACGAAGAAGTCGGCGCCGGATCTCATGTTCCGCCCCCCTCTCGCCGGAACGGAGAGGTTAAAGTCGGCGACGAACGTGAATACCGCGCCGGCTTTTTTTTATTAGGGGTGAGGAGAGTGGTAGTAAGCTGGTGGGGGTGGAAAATCATTGGATTGGTTAAataagaggaggaggatgagtgctaaatatttttcatataataaataaataaatgtacttatccctaaaaaaaataatttaaaaattttagaaaacctattttgagttaaaaatatatatataaaaatagaattttatttttttttcacaaaaaaatcgTTACCTCTATATGTCTCAtcctgaaattttattttaaaaaattatgttttaaaataataatttgataggacaatgaTTCAATATGTGTCcctaaataaaaatagataagaTTTGTACTCTTTTTGGACgtacaaataatattatttttttcataaaaatttttcagctctgatatataaaaaaaattatgcagtATTGTTCGActaaaattatatgaataagTTATTTAAGGACTAAATTGCAAATATGGCCCTCAAACTATAAAGAGCGCCACACATTTTAGTTCTCCTAATTTAatgtattataatttttaagtttattttactAATCCATAATAGCAATATGTACCTACTAGAAGAATATGAGATTTAAATAGCCTAGAGACAAACTTAAAACTCGCAATTAGAATAACATGTCTagaatctgaaaaaaaatatcttggaaaactttattattaaaaatattttatttataaacatattAATCTTATAACCTTAAAAATATAAGTGATGTTTACCtctttgtaatttattttttctcaccACCCAAATATTGTCAGTTTGTCGCGTATATTAGTTtgtgaaatattataaatttattttgtaagtataacattattattttttattatttatgaaaattttgcaAATTGGAAAACACTCTCTTCATGCGTTAAAGGTGAGGGTTCTCAATTACTTGTGAAGTAACCAACTTCGAGTCCTcgatgcgtttggttcgaatgcaagtaagaactgtttatttcagaaataaatacaaattcagaaataaatatgaaatatattaattttgtgtttgaatgaaaatttggttatttttaGAAATCAGATAAATGAtatttggatgattagattagaacaagaggaataagaattataattttaaattaaaattattttatctgaTTAATTAACAGCAAAATATTActtacaaataatttaataaattaataaatttattagctataaatattgtatatgataatgaaaatatattaactaattaattaaatataaaaaataatttaactttttaattaattagtaaattactttaattagataactagtaaaaaattacttagattaataaaaatattaataattgatcaatataaatattagtttatagataaacatattaaattattaataattaattagctaattaattataagtaatgaattaattaattacattattatttaagcaatgggtaataatttaaatatatagtaagtaaattaattaacaatttaatattataattaaaattaaatttaggatTTAATTAGTCTTGTTGAGTTGTTTCCACTTGGGAATAAGCTTGTTTCGGAAATAGGGTGGAACAGTAGTTCCAAACTTATATCGGACTTATACCAGATTACACCAGCTTATTGTAGAGACTCGAAAATTACTGTTCTTGGGTACGAAAATTCTCGTttggaaagaaagagaagaacagCAACTTATTACCCTTTTgtttccgaaccaaacactGCAATAGGAAGATGTGTAGAGATAAAATCATCGGGATTATAATTAATCTCATactaaaaagatatatttatgtAACGTCCCAACaatcccacattggatgggATACTATTTTAGGCTtacacactagtaataataactgggcttaagtatttagGCCGGTGGTTTTAGgtctaataaattattgttgctagcgggtcgagtCGTTACAATTTCTTTCAAATTATCACTACTCAACTTTAAAATAAACTTGGTGTAGATGAACTTATCTCCATTAAATCTTTTTTGCGCATGGATCTTCGATGTTGTATGCAtatctttttcattaatatcaaatttaaatattacaaaacgAATACTAGCAGTTATACAGAAAATTATTAGTAGGAACTTTTCTAGGGGAAAAATTTATCAATAACttatctagaaaaaaaaaaggaaaaatttaaaCTTCACCGTTAATAAAAAAGAGCCCTCTagatgagatgagatgagataagataaaatttaaatttaaataaaagattaaagtGCTCCAAAATTTCTATAAAGGGAACAGGCCCCTCATAAAGAATATTTAGTTTTGCAGGGTGGAAAAGCAACTCGGAGCTCATACCCAAGAGGTGCTTGAGcgacttgtaaatttttttttttttactttttcttggAAATTTGGtgaatttcctttttttttttaccttgtaagtgtttcttctctctttttttttaaattttttttttatttgctcacAGTCTGTGTGTGGATGGGTTGTCTGTGCCTCCCCCCTTCCCCCTTCCGCTCGCTCCTCTCTTTACAGGCCTTCGAAGGACCCCAAACCGGGCTCCCTGCCGGCGACCGACGGCGACAAGACGGGGATGTGATTTGCGGCCGGATCAGGGGGATCTGCATACGGCAATGGCGCGATCTCCGGAATTTGCGTACGGGATGGCNAGAAATTCTCCCAAGAAGCAAaccatataatttaattttcgcCATCTTAAGAATAATATTTTGGCTCTTTTCAatattgaatttcttttttaaaaaaaatatagaatgaaATAAGTGAGTTAGTTCAAGATAAATTGTTGAcaattaagctttttttttttttttttttttggcctctAACAATCTAAAGCCCGAACAAGAGTTGCCTTGGGAGATGTTTGGTTTGaaatgaaattataaaaaaaaggtttccATAGAAAAAAATTACGTATTTTGGTCGGTTgtaaaagaaaactaaatttcataccacacatgtttggtttgtagattttttttttatctcttttatcatttaattaagtatgtaaaaatatttttattttttatttaaatttatattacttaaaaatttatatcatatatagagagagagaatctagctgggatactatcgatagcaccaagcatttagtactaccaagtttttcgccgttagatttaaccatttgactattttcactcATTAAATTATGTTATTCAACTAACAACTTACTCTACTTCAGGAGCCCACATTATTCTAatcgtacattttttcatctaagaaccgaaaatctaatagcacaaacaattggtactattaataacatttcagtctagttatatatatattaccatactattgatagtagtTACTTGTGGATGgcgtgggtgcttcgagctcaTGCGCTGcgtttttttcctcttttgttttcattttccAACATTCTAGAACGAAAACGAAAGGTTGATTTTTCAGtaaagtctataaaaaaaaaatttacgcaAAAAGTATTTTACGAGTATTTTTCTCGCTTCtatgagggaaaaaaaagaagaagaagaagaaaaaaagacaacAAATAATAAGCATCTTAGCCACTTGGGGAAAGTGGAATCATGCTTTCCAACTTTTGTTTCCAATTAAGAGTGTTGGGTTCGAGTCACTCTCACGAACCCACATCTGATATGGTTTCAAGCAGTTTCATATATGATGTCACACGAGCAATACTCTTTGTTTAACTTTCATGTTATCTTTAGTTTCtttaatttatcattttctttcGGCTTCTACTcatattttcatataaattttctttATCAGCATGGATTCGAACGAAGTAAAAAGTACCAAAGAAACTAGTAGAAGAACTCGCAGCCTTGTGAAAAGGAGAGATGGGCTCACAAAGAAGGCTTCGGAACTTGCGACTTTGTGCGAGGCCGATGTTTGCATAGTAAGCTATTCTCCTTTCGACAACAATCGTCCCGTAACGTGGCCTAGCGACGATGATTCTACTGTAAGGAAACACATAGACCGCTTTTTCGAAGCCAAGAGAGCTGGCCTGGTTAAGCAATCCGTCGGTCCAAGAGACATGTCCCCCGAAGATAGGAAAATAAAGAAGCAGAATCCGAGACCGAGTTCATGGCATCGCATGTTAGATCGCTGCTCCAGCAGGATTTCGCTAACGCGATTGGCCTCTCATCTGGAGGAGAAACTCTCGACGGTTAATCGGAAGATCGGCGAGCGTGGCAATCACGCCGTAGAAAATCGGGCACCCGCTGTAACAAATGATCGTAACGGCAGCGACTCTATACAAGAGCGCGGGGTTGTAGATAATCGCGGAGGCGATAGCTGTGGCGCTGGCAACGCCCAGGACGGTTTTAAAAGAGATCGTCAAACTGCCAGAATTTGCGACGGAAGTAATTATGTTTCTGTAAAAGAGCTGCAGGTCTTGAAAAGTGGCACTGCAGATCCCAGCGATTGTAGCCGTGGCGGTTGTAGTAGTCGGCCTACGAAAAAGCTGAAATTTGCGAGAGATGAAGATGACGATGATAGTCGCAAGGCCGACGACGATGGCCCTAACACGGAGCTCAAACTTGGCTCATCGGTGATATGGaatagagagaaagaagagggcAGTGCATCAGTGCAACTCTCGCGGCCTGCAGCTACGGGAAATGGCGGTTTAGAACCGCAAAAATTCAAGTCTCCGGGTCTAATTCGCTGGGGTATGTAGTTTGTATGCTAACTCATCTTCTACACTTCAAGGCCCAGTCCGGAAACGAACCGCCAACTTTGATGTCTAGCCACTTCAACTGCAGTTTATCGGCTTTTAGTGCtcattagttttttttcttttttttagaaatagatagtatattatctgatttgtttattttattaaaaaataaacttagctagaaatgtgaatcaattaggatctcgggtaccaaccaccaagctatTTACCACTTGTGATAAGGACAGTCGGTCATTTAGTGTTTATTAGTTGGTTTTTAGTATTTAGTGAGTTTCAAGTTTGCAGTCATAATATTTTGCTTCCGCTCTGTATATAAattgtgtttgttttttttttttttgagagagatagatagcacgctatccgtttcatttatttcatttagaaataaacttagctagaaatgtgaataaattaggatttgaatttgggtctcggataccaaccaccaagtcttttgtgacttgctttagggacgatcGGTCTGTATATAAATTGTGTTATTTTAAGTTATTGTTTAATAAGTTTGAAGTAATCACCTTTCAATTCTATAACTGAGAACAAGTTTCTTTTTGCTAGAAATTGTTAATAAATTTCGCGTGATCAGTGTTGTACTTAATGATTACTTTGGATCATCTGAATCCTTGCCTTATAGTGCAAccaaaattgaattaggagtaATCATcttcttttattatataatgtagGGGTAAAAATGGGTCGGATAATTATCGGATCCAATCCGACTgcgaattgaaaaattattggATATGGATTAGAATTTAGCATCGGATTCAAATTATCCGAAATTAGCTTTGCTGTATTTTTAAGATGTAACATAACTTTTTTGAGTCCATATTtgacatcatttttttttaaaaaaaattccaactgtttatttaaaaaatttaaaaataatatatatatatatatatatatatatatatatatatatatatggggcaaTTTTATGACTACccttgtaaaatttaaaaatattatagatacccttcaaaattttgaaatatcatcAATGTCTTCTCAAACTTCATAAACTATCATGACTACCCTTCCATCACCCTCTATttgtttttgtaaatttttataagataaaataacTTTTCTACCCCTAATTGTTGGTGAGTAAaagtgtatggagacccctcacctataggtctattttaaaatagaccccttcaacttttttttttttaagaaggcCTCTTaagcttttagtttttttattaggTTTTTGCATGTAGTAAACTTTCTTAGCCGAGATATCTCATTcattaatttactaattttttttaaaaaaattggctaaTAAAAATCACTCaattgtaaaaagaaaataaaattgagaaggtgtaaataaaaaaaattaaaattaaaggggtTGTTCAAATGGCCTATAGGTGAAAGGAATTTTAcgcacttttattttattatagaaaatacattttatatGAATGTCAATTGATACTATCAAGAATTTtggctatctaatttttttttttgtgtaatgtatgtaaattattatatttaaatagaattaataaataattaactcttGAGGTAACATGAATATTAATATTGACagttatatattatgataaactatataatttcatagcgaaaaaattaaaaaggagcattttatatttagtaaattataaatattttattaaaaattttaaaaagtaaaatttagttaatatacaGTTCAAAATTTAGAACCAATCATttaaataactttaaatttttatactttgttAAATTGATATTAGGGGCAAAAatgacatttaaaaaataatggatGATGTTTTTCATGGATTTTCTACCTAAAGGGCATTCatgagtattttcaatatttagaagggtattgatgatattttcaattttagagGGGCATCTATGATATAATGACCTCCAAGAAGGGTACCGGTGAAATTTTCCctatatatattgataaatctttttttttacttttagtttTATAGATTTACTAAATATCTGATTTATATTCGTATTCCTTTGATATTCcatctatattttaatatacatttatcaaatatgattttgaattttaactgTGCCTTTCCATCAtacataaatttgaattttcctAATGAAATTAACGTCCGATCCATCTTCTATCTCTGTACAATAATAAATGAGAGCAAAAAGTGCTCGGTGCAGCGCTTCAAGCCTTCAACGTCACGCATTGAACCACCAACCCACGTGTGGGCCCCACACGTCAGCGACGGCGACCGTGACATACGCCCGTTACATCGAATCCCACCTTCCCGAGCAGAAATCGACCGCAACTACCGACAACAGCACGGCCCCCCACGCTTCCCTCCCGAACCCGAAAAATCTACGATGCACCGAGTGTATTACTGACGCGACGTTTTCaaccaattaattaaat
This genomic interval from Ananas comosus cultivar F153 linkage group 8, ASM154086v1, whole genome shotgun sequence contains the following:
- the LOC109714006 gene encoding probable serine protease EDA2, giving the protein MRSGADFFVLCLSLSLLSLIPTAHPLGFRPPRLGNGAYLTREERWLDQTLDHFSPIDHRQFKQRYYEFLDYFRVSDGPIFLKICGESSCNGIVNDYTAVLAKKFGAALVSLEHRYYGKSSPFKYLTTENLRFLSSKQALFDLAVFRQHYQDYFNTKFNISSVSSSWFVFGVSYSGALSAWFRLKFPHLTCGSLASSGVVLAVYNFTEFDQQIGVSAGAECKAVLQEITRLVEEQLQSDGRSVKSLFSASMLSNDVDFLYFLADAAVTAFQYGNPDVLCSPLIDAKKNGEDLVEAYAHFVKDYYIDSFGTSVLSYDQHYLKNTTPNETAARLWWFQVCTEVAYFQVAPESDSIRSSKIDIRYHLDLCKNVFGEGIYPSVDMTNLYYGGTRIAGSKIVFSNGSQDPWRHASKQTSSEDLPSYLIKCHNCGHGTDLRGCPQEPLNIEGDATNCTSPEAVKKVRQQIIDHIDLWLSQCQDTGDDDEPGLFLTGKRMVSAL
- the LOC109714389 gene encoding MADS-box transcription factor 3-like, whose translation is MDSNEVKSTKETSRRTRSLVKRRDGLTKKASELATLCEADVCIVSYSPFDNNRPVTWPSDDDSTVRKHIDRFFEAKRAGLVKQSVGPRDMSPEDRKIKKQNPRPSSWHRMLDRCSSRISLTRLASHLEEKLSTVNRKIGERGNHAVENRAPAVTNDRNGSDSIQERGVVDNRGGDSCGAGNAQDGFKRDRQTARICDGSNYVSVKELQVLKSGTADPSDCSRGGCSSRPTKKLKFARDEDDDDSRKADDDGPNTELKLGSSVIWNREKEEGSASVQLSRPAATGNGGLEPQKFKSPGLIRWGM